In Stieleria varia, one genomic interval encodes:
- a CDS encoding ABC transporter permease, whose amino-acid sequence MILWSFSRREVGRRPGRALLTLLSVVIGVASVISVLSATRTTRAAYRQMFQKVNGSADLEITGFGGKRFDEELVAVAEKTPGVAVAVPLIHRNTILYGPEGRATLTALGIDPEKDSAVRDYELVEGEPLGKNIGVWMDVGLARRMKVVVGDEIKLLTRSGLKPAPVIGLVQPAGGSSVVQGGLVMMHLRVAQARFRIERQIDTISIVLNEDADENAVRNELQAALPDTVTIGRPSTRTDVTDEAMLANEQGLRLATAFILMLAVFVIGNTFAMNVGERRRQFAVMRAIGATRRQIAGVLYREALAMGVLGTILGIMLGVFGARILTTAVADVMLVELPDVEITTTSLVIATMFGLGLAMLGAYLPARQAAAMTPVEALVSVPPQHSSQVSWWVPVLGLLTLAVSAVLLTGCIQGRLPVGLAAIGSVGGLLGLVMLIPVVVGPVSALVERSLLASIPVESRLARRQLLRHRGRTTLTIGVLFIAMSTGIALATTISNNLNDVRTWYERAIVGDFFVRAMMPDMATGEAADMPESVRAQIESIEEVTSLDSLKFVSVRTDTQDTVLVVVREFTNSDQVYFDLQTGDPASVIEAVNEGQVVIGTVLSQRRSLKMGDTITIETADGPKPLMIAGIANDYIGGGLTVYMSRQSGKALLGVTGEDIFVVKCEPESLKSVEKQLESICNEHGLLLQSYAGLVSTVNAMLGGITGSLRALLVLSFVVASFGVVNTLTMNVLEQTRELGMLRIVAMTRWQVRRVIFAQAAMMGLIGLIPGAAMGVWIAYVINLAAMPVLGHPVVFHFYPWLFFGCIAAATTTVFLSAWIPAERAAQLAPTEALRYE is encoded by the coding sequence ATGATCCTTTGGTCCTTTAGCCGGCGTGAAGTCGGACGACGTCCCGGGCGTGCTTTGTTGACGCTATTGAGCGTGGTCATTGGTGTCGCGTCGGTGATTTCGGTCTTGTCTGCGACCCGCACCACTCGTGCCGCCTATCGACAGATGTTCCAAAAGGTGAACGGAAGTGCCGATTTGGAGATCACGGGTTTCGGAGGGAAACGTTTTGACGAAGAACTTGTTGCGGTAGCCGAAAAGACTCCGGGTGTTGCCGTTGCCGTTCCGCTGATTCATCGAAACACGATCCTCTATGGACCGGAGGGGCGTGCCACCTTGACCGCGTTGGGCATCGACCCTGAAAAGGACTCCGCAGTCCGCGACTATGAACTTGTCGAAGGAGAGCCACTTGGGAAAAACATCGGCGTCTGGATGGATGTGGGATTAGCGCGTCGAATGAAGGTTGTCGTGGGTGACGAGATCAAGTTACTGACGCGGAGCGGACTGAAACCGGCCCCCGTGATCGGATTGGTGCAACCTGCCGGTGGGTCGTCTGTCGTTCAAGGCGGCTTGGTCATGATGCACCTGCGTGTGGCTCAAGCAAGATTTCGAATCGAGCGGCAAATCGATACGATCTCCATCGTGTTGAACGAAGATGCCGACGAAAATGCGGTGCGAAACGAACTGCAAGCCGCGCTGCCGGACACCGTCACGATCGGTCGCCCATCCACACGAACCGATGTGACGGACGAAGCGATGTTGGCCAACGAGCAAGGTCTGCGGTTGGCAACGGCGTTCATTCTGATGCTGGCGGTGTTTGTGATCGGCAACACCTTTGCCATGAACGTCGGCGAGCGACGGCGTCAGTTTGCGGTGATGCGAGCGATCGGTGCCACGCGTCGACAGATCGCCGGGGTGTTGTATCGCGAAGCACTCGCGATGGGAGTCTTGGGAACGATTCTGGGAATCATGCTCGGTGTTTTCGGGGCCCGCATTTTGACCACGGCGGTGGCCGACGTGATGTTGGTCGAGTTGCCGGATGTCGAAATCACAACGACTTCGTTGGTCATCGCGACGATGTTTGGCTTGGGGCTCGCGATGCTGGGCGCTTACTTGCCCGCCCGTCAAGCAGCGGCGATGACTCCGGTGGAAGCCTTGGTCAGCGTGCCACCTCAACATTCATCTCAGGTCTCATGGTGGGTTCCTGTCCTTGGGCTGCTCACCCTGGCTGTGTCTGCCGTCTTGCTGACGGGATGCATCCAAGGTCGCTTGCCCGTCGGTTTGGCGGCGATCGGGTCGGTCGGCGGTTTGCTGGGTTTGGTCATGCTGATCCCTGTCGTCGTCGGACCCGTCTCGGCACTCGTCGAGCGATCGCTGCTTGCATCGATTCCGGTGGAGTCTCGATTGGCACGGCGTCAGTTGCTGCGTCATCGAGGTCGCACGACGTTGACCATCGGCGTGCTGTTCATCGCAATGAGCACGGGTATCGCATTGGCGACAACGATATCAAACAACTTGAACGATGTGCGAACGTGGTACGAGCGCGCCATCGTGGGCGATTTCTTCGTTCGCGCCATGATGCCTGACATGGCGACCGGCGAAGCCGCCGACATGCCGGAGAGCGTCAGAGCCCAAATCGAATCGATCGAGGAGGTCACGAGTCTGGACTCCCTGAAGTTTGTTTCTGTGCGAACGGACACGCAGGACACGGTGCTAGTGGTTGTACGCGAGTTCACCAACAGCGATCAGGTCTACTTTGACCTGCAAACCGGAGACCCGGCGAGCGTGATCGAAGCCGTCAACGAGGGTCAAGTTGTGATTGGGACCGTGCTGTCTCAGCGCCGTTCATTGAAAATGGGCGACACCATCACGATCGAAACCGCAGACGGTCCCAAACCGTTGATGATCGCCGGAATTGCTAACGACTACATCGGTGGCGGGCTGACGGTGTACATGAGTCGTCAGAGCGGCAAGGCACTGCTGGGCGTGACCGGCGAAGACATCTTCGTCGTCAAGTGTGAGCCGGAGTCGCTCAAGAGTGTTGAGAAACAGCTCGAAAGTATCTGCAATGAACACGGTTTGTTGCTGCAGTCCTACGCCGGACTCGTCTCTACCGTCAACGCGATGCTCGGCGGAATCACCGGCTCATTGCGTGCGTTGCTGGTCCTCAGCTTCGTCGTCGCCAGTTTCGGCGTCGTCAACACATTGACGATGAACGTCTTGGAACAAACGCGTGAGCTGGGAATGCTGAGAATTGTCGCGATGACGCGTTGGCAAGTTCGCCGCGTGATCTTTGCTCAAGCCGCAATGATGGGCCTGATCGGATTGATCCCCGGTGCGGCCATGGGAGTATGGATCGCTTACGTGATCAACTTGGCCGCCATGCCGGTGCTCGGCCACCCGGTGGTGTTCCATTTTTATCCCTGGCTATTCTTTGGCTGCATCGCTGCGGCGACGACCACGGTGTTTCTGTCCGCTTGGATTCCCGCAGAGCGGGCGGCACAGCTCGCACCGACCGAAGCATTGCGGTACGAGTGA
- a CDS encoding ABC transporter ATP-binding protein has translation MPVIETQGLKKTYGSGQTRVEALRGVDLTIHTGEMVAIIGPSGCGKSSLLALLGGVDLPTEGRVLLEDTDLASLSDDQRTIARRQRIGFIFQSFNLLPTLTAAENVALPLELDGVSRAESMQRALSALSSLEMEARAGHLPSEMSGGEQQRVAIARALVIQPALLLADEPTGNLDTANSQRTVALLKKLVASGDQTIVVVTHDMEVAQQATRIIRLRDGMIEHDGPPNQETPELDASGQESPDGNTADDTSTSDSLQDSKR, from the coding sequence ATGCCCGTCATTGAAACTCAGGGATTGAAGAAGACGTACGGCAGTGGCCAGACACGGGTGGAAGCACTGCGTGGCGTGGACTTGACCATCCACACCGGCGAAATGGTAGCGATCATCGGCCCATCGGGCTGTGGAAAAAGCTCGCTGTTGGCTTTACTGGGCGGAGTCGACTTGCCAACCGAAGGACGTGTGTTGCTGGAAGACACCGACTTGGCGAGCCTCTCGGATGACCAGAGAACCATCGCCCGACGTCAACGGATCGGATTTATCTTTCAGTCCTTTAACCTGCTGCCCACGCTGACAGCGGCTGAAAACGTCGCATTGCCACTGGAATTGGACGGTGTGTCCCGAGCCGAGTCGATGCAGCGAGCCTTGAGTGCACTGAGCAGCCTGGAAATGGAGGCCCGTGCGGGGCACTTGCCCAGCGAGATGTCGGGCGGCGAACAGCAGAGAGTCGCAATCGCCCGAGCATTGGTCATCCAACCCGCATTGTTGTTAGCGGATGAACCCACCGGAAACCTCGACACGGCAAACAGCCAACGGACCGTCGCGTTGCTCAAGAAACTCGTCGCCAGTGGTGATCAAACGATCGTGGTCGTGACGCACGATATGGAAGTCGCCCAGCAAGCGACACGCATCATCCGTCTGCGTGACGGAATGATCGAACACGATGGACCTCCCAATCAAGAGACGCCGGAACTGGACGCAAGCGGGCAAGAATCGCCCGACGGCAACACGGCAGACGACACTTCGACGAGTGACTCGCTGCAGGACTCAAAGCGATGA
- a CDS encoding IS1380 family transposase — protein sequence MTKRNRKRAALKRLRRQAVEFDFDGGTLTSDAGLLLLREVDQRLGLIRRVDACIADPRDPIYTAHPQAEILTSRIFGIAAGYEDGNDHAHLRHDAAFQVAAGRTPAQNDYDSDEHFPLASPSTHSRFENRVDRKAMLAIHEEIVNTFLDSYEKPPEEITLDYDATDDPTHGNQDKNYFNGFYDGHCFLPLYVFCGYQLLVAYLRPSSFGAAHHARAVTKLLVQKIRSRWPETKIILRGDGGYSDERLMRWCDKNDVYYVFGLPKNNVLIRNIACEMTRARLEHLKFKSTRTLFKWFRYRTQETWDRHRWVLGKAEHGDKGANPRFVVTNLPSAQGIVEPTYHRPRVDGKQVRQILDPGTICSVAWNPKDFYRERYCQRCEMENRIKEQQMCLFADRTSCTDFMANQFRLILSSLAYVLVDGIRRLALQGTTHARMRVDTIRLRLFKIAARVRVTCRRVIFHLPTHCPSASLFNEVMARLCRSD from the coding sequence ATGACAAAGCGTAATCGAAAACGAGCTGCACTGAAACGCCTCCGTCGCCAAGCTGTCGAGTTTGATTTTGATGGCGGAACGCTCACGTCCGACGCCGGATTGCTACTGCTTCGCGAAGTCGATCAACGACTCGGCCTGATCCGCCGAGTCGACGCTTGTATTGCCGATCCACGCGATCCTATCTACACCGCACATCCGCAGGCCGAGATCCTGACCAGTCGTATCTTTGGAATTGCGGCAGGCTACGAGGACGGCAACGATCACGCCCACTTGCGGCATGATGCAGCCTTTCAAGTCGCTGCCGGACGCACACCTGCACAGAATGACTATGACAGCGACGAACACTTTCCTTTGGCCAGTCCGTCAACGCATTCACGTTTCGAAAATCGTGTCGATCGCAAAGCGATGCTGGCTATCCACGAAGAAATCGTAAACACCTTTCTGGACAGCTACGAGAAACCGCCCGAAGAAATCACGTTGGACTATGATGCCACAGATGATCCGACGCACGGCAATCAAGACAAAAACTACTTCAATGGATTCTACGACGGCCACTGTTTTCTGCCGCTGTACGTGTTCTGTGGCTATCAGTTGCTTGTCGCCTACTTACGTCCCAGCAGTTTTGGCGCAGCCCATCACGCTCGCGCGGTGACCAAACTGCTGGTTCAAAAGATTCGTTCGCGATGGCCGGAGACGAAAATCATTTTACGTGGCGATGGCGGATATTCTGATGAAAGACTCATGCGTTGGTGCGATAAAAACGACGTCTACTATGTCTTCGGATTGCCCAAGAACAACGTCTTGATCCGCAATATTGCCTGCGAAATGACCCGTGCTCGACTTGAGCATTTGAAATTTAAATCCACGCGAACGCTTTTCAAGTGGTTCCGTTATCGCACTCAGGAAACATGGGACCGTCATCGCTGGGTTCTCGGCAAGGCGGAGCACGGCGACAAGGGAGCCAACCCGCGTTTCGTCGTGACAAACCTGCCCAGTGCCCAAGGGATCGTCGAGCCGACTTATCATCGCCCTCGCGTGGACGGCAAACAGGTTCGACAAATCCTCGATCCTGGAACGATCTGCAGTGTTGCTTGGAACCCGAAGGATTTCTATCGAGAACGTTATTGTCAGCGTTGTGAAATGGAGAATCGGATCAAGGAACAACAGATGTGTTTGTTTGCCGATCGAACCAGCTGCACAGACTTCATGGCCAATCAGTTTCGTTTGATTCTGTCGTCGTTGGCGTATGTGTTGGTCGACGGAATCCGCCGGTTGGCACTTCAGGGCACTACACATGCTCGGATGCGTGTGGATACGATCCGCTTGCGTCTGTTCAAGATTGCCGCGCGAGTACGCGTGACTTGTCGGCGAGTGATTTTTCACCTTCCGACTCACTGCCCTAGCGCGAGTCTCTTTAACGAAGTCATGGCGCGTCTTTGCCGAAGCGACTAA